A stretch of the Actinomyces faecalis genome encodes the following:
- the metE gene encoding 5-methyltetrahydropteroyltriglutamate--homocysteine S-methyltransferase has translation MTTTNSPSAVPTAATSSRIPTTPLPPATILGYPRIGANRELKRAVESYWKGSCDLPTVRQSARSLRSATRAHLRDLGLEGLSAVPADFTYYDQVLQVTTSLGALPTRFADLRGRAAEGHPGTDLDGYFTAARGQGERAALEMTKWLDSNYHYLVPELDEHTPLDYVPGFAAVDPTDGPGAQVLEAVRAGEQVPRPVVVGPVTYLLLAKASDEAAPGFHPLDRLTDLLAAYGHLLSDLWAAGAQWVQLDEPALVCDAWDVPRQQVLEATRAAYAWIGAIAERPQVLVAGTYGSLGDALPVLAATEIEGVALDLVAGQRPTAQDLRALGGKTVVAGVVSGRNVWRTDLQAALELLEGLRRDLPEDAPLVVGTSTSLQHVPHDAERETSLPADVRSWLAFADQKVAEVCVLARGLAQGRQAVAQELALDARLRAERAAHPGVNRAQVRSAVAAVSAADRQRAPYADRQEAQAERLGLPLLPTTTIGSFPQTSQIRTARAAWRRGELDQDGYEQAMRDEIARVVDLQEEIGLDVLVHGEAERNDMVQYFAELLDGFLTTEHGWVQSYGSRCTRPSILWGDVSRPAPMTVAWSSYAQSLTDKPLKGMLTGPVTIMAWSFVRDDVPRALVADQLGIALRAEVADLEAAGIAVIQVDEPAIRETLPLRQADRADYLEWSVGAFRLATGGAGAATQIHTHLCYSEFDVVIDAVDHLDADVTSIEASRSRMDILPAVAEHGFERQLGPGVWDIHSPRVPKADECEELLERAVAALGIGQLWANPDCGLKTRGYEETVASLRHLVEAAQRVRARH, from the coding sequence ATGACCACCACCAACAGCCCCAGCGCCGTGCCAACCGCTGCCACGAGCTCTCGCATCCCCACCACGCCCTTGCCACCGGCTACGATCCTCGGCTACCCACGCATCGGCGCCAATCGTGAGCTCAAGCGCGCGGTGGAGTCCTACTGGAAGGGCTCGTGTGACCTGCCCACCGTGCGTCAGTCCGCCCGGTCCCTGCGCTCGGCTACCCGCGCCCACCTCCGTGACCTCGGCCTGGAGGGCCTGAGCGCCGTCCCGGCAGACTTCACCTACTACGACCAGGTCCTTCAGGTCACGACATCTCTGGGTGCCCTGCCCACCCGATTCGCCGACCTGCGCGGTCGCGCGGCTGAGGGTCACCCGGGCACGGACCTTGACGGCTACTTCACGGCCGCCCGCGGGCAGGGCGAGCGTGCCGCGCTGGAGATGACCAAGTGGCTGGACTCCAACTACCACTACCTCGTTCCCGAGCTCGACGAGCACACGCCCCTGGACTACGTGCCCGGCTTCGCCGCCGTCGACCCCACCGACGGCCCCGGTGCCCAGGTACTGGAGGCCGTGCGCGCCGGTGAGCAGGTGCCGCGCCCCGTCGTCGTCGGGCCAGTCACCTACCTGCTGCTGGCCAAGGCCTCTGACGAGGCCGCCCCCGGCTTCCACCCGCTGGACCGACTGACAGACCTGCTTGCCGCCTACGGCCACCTCCTGAGCGACCTGTGGGCCGCTGGTGCCCAGTGGGTCCAGCTTGACGAGCCGGCGCTGGTCTGTGACGCCTGGGACGTGCCCCGCCAGCAGGTGCTGGAGGCTACCCGCGCCGCCTACGCCTGGATCGGCGCGATCGCCGAGCGCCCCCAGGTACTGGTGGCCGGAACCTACGGATCGCTGGGGGACGCCCTGCCCGTCCTCGCTGCTACCGAGATCGAGGGCGTGGCCCTGGATCTGGTGGCCGGGCAGCGGCCGACGGCGCAGGACCTGCGGGCGCTCGGCGGCAAGACCGTGGTGGCTGGCGTGGTCTCGGGGCGCAATGTCTGGCGTACCGACCTTCAGGCTGCGCTGGAGCTCCTCGAGGGCCTGCGCCGTGACCTGCCTGAGGACGCGCCGCTGGTGGTAGGCACCTCCACCTCGCTCCAGCACGTGCCGCACGACGCCGAGCGTGAGACCTCGCTGCCGGCAGACGTGCGTTCGTGGCTGGCCTTCGCTGACCAGAAGGTCGCCGAGGTCTGTGTGCTGGCCCGTGGGCTCGCCCAGGGGCGGCAGGCGGTGGCGCAGGAGCTCGCGCTGGATGCCCGCCTGCGCGCTGAGCGGGCCGCCCACCCGGGCGTGAACCGGGCACAGGTGCGTTCCGCCGTCGCCGCCGTGAGCGCGGCTGACCGCCAGCGAGCACCCTATGCCGACCGTCAGGAGGCCCAGGCGGAGCGCCTGGGGCTTCCGCTTCTTCCGACGACGACGATCGGCTCCTTCCCGCAGACCTCTCAGATCCGCACCGCTCGGGCTGCGTGGCGCCGGGGTGAGCTCGACCAGGATGGTTACGAGCAGGCGATGCGTGACGAGATCGCCCGCGTGGTGGACCTCCAGGAGGAGATCGGGCTGGACGTGCTTGTCCACGGTGAGGCTGAGCGCAATGACATGGTGCAGTACTTCGCCGAGCTGCTCGACGGCTTCCTGACGACCGAGCACGGCTGGGTGCAGTCCTATGGATCACGGTGCACGCGGCCCTCGATCCTGTGGGGCGATGTGAGCAGGCCTGCGCCGATGACGGTGGCCTGGTCCTCCTACGCGCAGTCACTGACGGACAAGCCTCTCAAGGGCATGCTCACCGGGCCGGTGACGATCATGGCCTGGTCCTTTGTGCGTGATGACGTGCCGCGTGCGCTGGTGGCGGACCAGCTGGGGATCGCGCTACGCGCTGAGGTGGCGGACCTGGAGGCGGCTGGGATCGCGGTGATCCAGGTGGACGAGCCGGCGATCCGCGAGACGCTGCCGCTGCGCCAGGCTGACCGTGCGGACTACCTGGAGTGGTCAGTGGGCGCCTTCCGCCTGGCAACGGGTGGGGCAGGAGCCGCCACGCAGATCCACACCCACCTGTGCTACTCCGAGTTCGACGTCGTGATTGACGCGGTGGACCACCTGGACGCTGACGTCACCTCGATCGAGGCCTCGCGCTCGCGGATGGACATTCTGCCGGCGGTGGCTGAGCACGGTTTTGAGCGGCAGCTGGGACCGGGCGTGTGGGACATCCACTCTCCTCGCGTGCCAAAGGCGGACGAGTGCGAGGAATTGCTGGAGCGTGCCGTGGCGGCGCTGGGCATTGGGCAGCTGTGGGCCAACCCGGACTGTGGGCTCAAGACGCGGGGGTATGAGGAGACGGTGGCGAGCCTGCGACACCTGGTGGAGGCTGCTCAGCGAGTGCGCGCGCGGCACTGA
- a CDS encoding methylenetetrahydrofolate reductase, whose protein sequence is MENIMSHSLAQPDARRTAPSLSLELFPPRPGRYSSQTWGALDRLLVARPDFVSVTYRPRFVTTVGGPTAAAGSPTRLHVVREHNPSEDVVAHVLATSDVPLMAHLTCIGYRKANVVEIVRLFLDMGVRRFLALRGDPPRGVAAEDVVGELRHADQLVRVIREVEAEYFDDGTRHVQIAVAAYPAAVDYAREIEVLAAKQAAGADLAITQVFYEAEDYLALTRAASYCGVTMPILPGIIPLTDLRRLTRLEDLTGVSVPGSLAQTLRSRQGAGVVTAGIDATLQLAGDLIEGGAPGLHLYTFNRTRPALDVISQFRLGGVLDGARPDRYTQREIARAYINAVPGSSARLTGRMPDAARP, encoded by the coding sequence ATGGAGAACATCATGTCGCACTCCCTGGCACAGCCAGATGCCCGCAGGACCGCACCGAGCCTGTCCCTGGAGCTCTTTCCGCCTCGCCCGGGCCGCTACTCCTCGCAGACCTGGGGCGCGCTCGACCGGCTGCTGGTGGCCCGCCCCGACTTCGTCTCAGTGACCTACCGGCCTCGCTTCGTCACGACGGTGGGCGGCCCCACCGCGGCAGCGGGCTCCCCGACGCGCCTGCACGTGGTGCGCGAGCACAACCCCTCAGAGGACGTCGTCGCCCACGTCCTGGCCACCTCAGACGTCCCTCTCATGGCGCACCTGACGTGCATCGGCTACCGCAAGGCTAACGTCGTCGAGATCGTCCGCCTCTTCCTCGACATGGGCGTGCGGCGCTTCCTCGCCCTGCGCGGGGACCCACCACGTGGTGTGGCGGCTGAGGACGTCGTCGGCGAGCTGCGGCACGCCGACCAGCTCGTCCGCGTCATCCGTGAGGTAGAGGCCGAGTACTTCGACGACGGTACCCGCCACGTCCAGATCGCTGTGGCCGCCTACCCTGCCGCTGTCGACTACGCCCGGGAGATCGAGGTGCTCGCCGCCAAGCAGGCAGCAGGCGCGGACCTGGCCATCACCCAGGTCTTCTACGAGGCCGAGGACTACCTTGCCCTGACCCGTGCCGCCAGCTACTGCGGCGTGACCATGCCGATCCTGCCCGGAATCATCCCGCTGACCGACCTGCGACGCCTCACCCGCCTGGAGGACCTGACCGGCGTGAGCGTGCCGGGCTCACTGGCCCAGACCCTGCGGTCGCGCCAGGGCGCCGGAGTAGTCACTGCCGGCATCGACGCCACCCTCCAGCTCGCTGGCGACCTCATCGAGGGAGGCGCCCCAGGCCTGCACCTCTACACCTTCAACCGCACGCGCCCCGCCCTAGACGTCATCTCCCAGTTCCGTCTGGGCGGTGTCCTCGATGGCGCGCGTCCTGACCGCTACACCCAGCGCGAGATCGCCCGCGCCTACATCAACGCCGTGCCAGGTTCCAGTGCGCGGTTGACCGGCCGAATGCCGGACGCGGCTCGGCCCTGA